Proteins from a single region of Styela clava chromosome 1, kaStyClav1.hap1.2, whole genome shotgun sequence:
- the LOC144423092 gene encoding kelch-like protein 24 — translation MEEKINTDSKEHAVEILQQLNEYRKTGRHCDFMIKAGSEELSVHKNIVSASSDYFKAMLSHENVETKSGVVEIKEFDEVCVKKCVDFIYTGDAYVAKEKRETLMGVAHMMQLQRLCDSIAIFLEDDLDPTSFFQTKKIANRYNCKQLEEKCNQFALQRFIEIAQSDEFMDLDEKFISFLMESKAKEEGKCKMLLAWTKHDIDERKECFLSLVMKFQLTKMTLSYRRFLVENEPLILESGKSLQSLTLSILDSTGNAKSKDFNFTKNKQLVVFDETSQRMHSHDVDDKTWTPMQTIDQAIIQNLYSAVVMESYIYVICTNGSFHRLEYAESNAKWEQMTNTNLQNARAVALDGFVYGIEYENASNIMERYDPSNNRWTRLTNKSFILVCESLVAANGKVFCIAGYNQQCRATNQVEIYDPVTSTWSMDNRSLNEARYRASATATEEGIYVMGGYDVNGRSTLTTVEFRSSVTETWMMLKPMKNARAQFNSCVIDGKVFVIGGNKNPANIEEYDPETKEWKIIETIQGKSITPLATVAISIWH, via the coding sequence atggaagaaaaaatcAATACAGATTCTAAAGAACATGCTGttgaaattttacaacaattaaatgaatatcgtAAAACTGGACGACATTGTGATTTCATGATCAAAGCTGGATCTGAGGAACTTTCTGTTCATAAGAATATTGTGTCGGCAAGTTCcgattattttaaagcaatgttatctcatgaaaatgttgaaacaaaatctggtgtcgttgaaataaaggaatttgatgaagtttgtgttaaaaaatgtgTTGATTTCATTTACACTGGGGATGCTTATGTTGCCAAAGAAAAACGTGAAACACTCATGGGTGTCGCTCACATGATGCAGCTTCAAAGACTTTGTGATAGTATCGCAATTTTTCTGGAAGATGATCTTGATCCTACAtcgttttttcaaactaaaaaaattgcgAATAGGTACAACTGTAAACAACTTGAGGAAAAATGCAATCAATTTGCATTGCAACGTTTTATAGAAATTGCCCAGTCTGATGAGTTTATGGATCTTGatgaaaaattcatttcatttctgatggaATCAAAAGCAAAGGAAGAAGGGAAATGTAAGATGTTGTTAGCATGGACCAAACATGATATTGATGAAAGAAAAGAATGTTTTCTTAGTTTGGTGATGAAATTTCAATTGACAAAAATGACTTTGTCATATAGAagatttcttgttgaaaatgaACCATTAATACTTGAATCTGGAAAATCTCTCCAGTCATTGACTTTGTCAATTTTAGACAGTACTGGGAATGCCAAATCAAAAGATTTCAATTTCACAAAGAATAAACAGCTTGTTGTTTTTGACGAAACTTCTCAAAGAATGCATTCTCATGATGTTGATGATAAAACATGGACACCAATGCAAACCATAGATCAAGCAATTATACAGAATTTATATTCTGCTGTAGTGATGGAATCTTACATTTATGTGATTTGTACGAATGGATCATTTCATAGACTTGAATATGCTGAATCAAATGCAAAGTGGGAACAAATGACAAATACAAATCTTCAGAATGCACGTGCAGTTGCACTTGATGGTTTTGTTTATGGTATTGAGTATGAAAATGCTTCAAACATTATGGAAAGATATGACCCATCAAATAATAGATGGACCAGACTAACAAACAAATCATTCATTCTAGTCTGTGAATCTTTGGTGGCTGCTAATGGAAAGGTGTTTTGTATTGCAGGATATAATCAGCAATGTCGAGCAACAAACCAAGTTGAGATTTATGATCCGGTCACATCAACTTGGTCAATGGATAATAGATCATTGAATGAAGCAAGATATCGTGCTTCTGCAACTGCTACAGAGGAAGGAATATATGTTATGGGAGGGTATGATGTTAATGGAAGATCAACTCTCACTACTGTTGAGTTTCGTTCATCTGTAACTGAAACCTGGATGATGTTGAAACCAATGAAAAATGCAAGAGCACAGTTCAATAGTTGTGTAATTGATGGGAAAGTTTTTGTCATTGGTGGAAATAAAAATCCTGCAAATATAGAGGAATATGATCCAGAAACAAAAGAATGGAAAATCATTGAAACAATACAAGGAAAAAGTATAACTCCACTGGCAACGGTTGCAATATCTATATGGCATTAA